A genomic region of Mycolicibacterium poriferae contains the following coding sequences:
- a CDS encoding 2Fe-2S iron-sulfur cluster-binding protein, producing the protein MAVVTFVSHDGEKYEAPLAEGQSLMQIAVNNAVPGIDGDCGGEAACGTCHVIVAPEWSDTVGLCGANEEEMLAMNPERQRTSRLSCQMAASEAWDGLTVELPEFQL; encoded by the coding sequence ATGGCAGTCGTCACCTTCGTCTCTCATGACGGCGAGAAGTACGAAGCCCCCTTGGCCGAAGGGCAGTCCTTGATGCAGATTGCGGTCAACAACGCGGTGCCCGGCATCGACGGCGATTGTGGAGGGGAAGCCGCATGCGGAACGTGCCACGTGATCGTCGCTCCCGAGTGGTCGGACACGGTGGGACTCTGCGGCGCCAACGAAGAGGAGATGCTCGCGATGAACCCCGAGCGTCAGCGGACGTCGAGGCTGTCCTGCCAGATGGCCGCCTCCGAGGCATGGGATGGCTTGACGGTCGAGCTACCTGAGTTCCAGCTCTGA
- a CDS encoding helix-turn-helix domain-containing protein, with protein MKLDDSGMPALAFLQMLDSEALGHDASIALRSIMVREHVTESMLVGRDAQVPLRWFREIYSDFDCDQGTRLGFAFAEHAKLTSFGALSVPLVSAGSVAEVVELLAYLPVITTALSPSFHSTERGLTIGLTGRTGDAGLNCLAVTYGGLALLRLLDMLAGAVPNIELHLSHSAPESWVLHDEVLAGRIFFDAPSSFVHVPAATLEEVCRFSDPVAYRIGVTDLQRTLDQRRDTSVSEKVRDLLEKDPGKTNISRTAGELSISPSTLKRRLSEEGTTFRELRQSFLQERAILRLLDRSVSVSEIAAELGYADLTNFTHAFKRWTGRSPRHFRKTRD; from the coding sequence GTGAAACTCGACGACTCGGGTATGCCAGCGCTGGCTTTCCTGCAGATGCTGGACAGTGAGGCGCTGGGGCATGACGCCAGCATTGCGCTGCGCAGCATCATGGTTCGCGAGCACGTCACCGAGTCGATGTTGGTGGGCCGCGACGCGCAGGTCCCCTTACGGTGGTTCAGGGAGATATATTCCGATTTCGATTGTGATCAGGGAACCCGTCTGGGTTTCGCGTTCGCTGAACACGCCAAACTGACGTCCTTTGGGGCACTCAGTGTTCCCTTGGTCAGCGCGGGCTCGGTAGCCGAGGTTGTCGAGTTGCTTGCTTATCTGCCGGTGATCACCACAGCCCTCAGCCCGTCGTTCCATTCGACGGAACGCGGCCTCACGATCGGGCTCACCGGTCGCACCGGTGATGCGGGCCTGAACTGCCTGGCCGTCACCTACGGTGGGCTGGCGCTGTTGCGTCTGCTCGACATGCTCGCGGGTGCCGTACCGAATATTGAACTGCATCTGAGTCATTCAGCGCCGGAGTCGTGGGTTCTTCATGACGAAGTGTTGGCGGGTCGGATCTTCTTCGACGCCCCCAGCTCGTTCGTCCACGTTCCCGCGGCTACGCTGGAGGAGGTCTGTCGATTCTCCGATCCTGTGGCGTACCGGATTGGCGTCACCGATTTGCAGCGAACTCTCGATCAACGACGTGACACGTCGGTCTCCGAAAAAGTAAGGGACCTGCTCGAGAAAGATCCCGGAAAAACGAACATCAGCCGGACGGCGGGCGAGCTCTCGATATCCCCGAGCACGTTGAAGCGGCGCCTCAGCGAAGAGGGGACCACCTTTCGAGAATTACGTCAGTCGTTCTTGCAGGAGCGAGCAATTCTGCGACTTCTCGACAGATCGGTGTCTGTAAGCGAGATCGCGGCAGAACTCGGGTACGCGGACCTCACGAACTTCACACATGCCTTCAAACGGTGGACCGGTCGGTCACCGCGCCACTTCAGAAAAACGCGCGACTGA